One Dictyostelium discoideum AX4 chromosome 3 chromosome, whole genome shotgun sequence genomic region harbors:
- the prkab gene encoding AMP-activated protein kinase beta subunit, producing MGISTSTEQKVNTPSSNSSATDQQQQRFIQQQLQQHQQQRQQQQQQLQQQQLQQQYQQQYQQQQRSKQLQQQQQQQQQQYKSQPIPQQKLTPQQLQQQQQQQQQGRSYGQTIIQSPKFTPGSSNKPGLEFNILMSPPSSPLVGPMGAQPIITEQAVPTVFTWSGGGKDVYVSGSFNNWKEKIPLSRSEKDFTLIYNLAPGVHQYKYIVDGKWIHSTEQPVAADIKGNLLNFIEVKNKDPSNDLNTLKLSSTPPGSYSRTIPEEEVQKIPPPSLPPHLRRALLNTQPSTEDPTLLPLPHHVMLNHLYSLPRKNKVSILGVTHRYKTKFVTTVLYKPNGSSLSDDLEDS from the exons ATGGGAATTTCAACATCTACTGAACAAAAAGTAAATACACCatcttcaaattcatcagCTACagaccaacaacaacaaagatttatacaacaacaattacaacaacatcaacaacaaagacaacaacaacagcaacaattacaacaacaacaacttcaacaacaatatcaacaacaatatcaacaacaacaaagatctaagcaacttcaacaacagcaacaacaacaacagcaacaatacAAATCTCAACCTATTCCAcaacaaaaattaacaccacaacaactacaacagcaacaacaacaacaacaacaaggtAGATCTTATGGACAAACCATTATTCAATCACCTAAATTCACTCCAGGAAGTAGTAATAAACCTGGTTtagaatttaatatattaa tgtcaccaccatcatcaccattagtTGGACCAATGGGAGCACAACCAATAATTACAGAACAAGCAGTACCAACAGTATTTACATGGTCAGGTGGAGGAAAGGATGTATATGTTTCAggatcatttaataattggaaAGAAAAGATTCCACTCTCAAGAAGTGAGAAAGATTTTacattaatttataatttagcACCAGGTGTTCATCAATATAAATACATAGTAGATGGTAAATGGATTCATTCAACTGAACAACCAGTTGCCGCTGATATTAAAggcaatttattaaattttattgaagttaaaaataaagatccttcaaatgatttaaatactttaaaat tatcatCAACACCACCAGGTTCATATAGTAGAACTATACCAGAGGAGGAGGTTCAAaaaataccaccaccatcattacCACCACATTTAAGAAGAGCACTTTTAAATACACAACCTTCAACAGAGGATCCAactttattaccattaccacatCATGTTAtgttaaatcatttatattCATTACCAAGAAAAAACAAAGTTTCAATTTTAGGTGTTACTCATCGTTATAAAACAAAGTTTGTTACAACAGTATTATATAAACCAAATGGGTCATCATTGTCTGATGATTTGGAagattcttaa